Genomic segment of Geotrypetes seraphini chromosome 4, aGeoSer1.1, whole genome shotgun sequence:
ttttttctctgtctctccattttgtgtcagtgaCTTTCTGTCTCTGTCAAGTCTTTGTTCAGAGTTTTTCCCGCTTCTCAGCCTCGTgattctaattgataccagatgtgccttaggctggctaggaagagcatattagattacgtattctaaactgagatataacttgcattaaatatgaatgaaatatgagttatgaatcaagttatgaatgtttggggcccctgaatgtgtgGTATGAATGGATTTGTAGTACTTAAAATGAAAGGGTTTATAAAAAAGAACACTAATGAAAAAttctgagcacaacatctggaaataattagtcagAGGCTGCAATATGAAGCTTTTATTTCTCCTTGACTGCCTTTTTTCTCTAAGaatgacaggcaggctgagaataTTTCAGCACCCTTTTAACAAATgattctcttaatatacctttgtgaaaaggataaaggaaatattggatatggtataaaatgttaatgtatattcagaaatgaatgtaaacaaaacaaataggatttctgaaacttttaaacgtagaggaattttctttgtctaactttaaacaccacctctgttaattttgattggctgacagccgatgatgtcacactgagccaaaggtatataatggggtgTTGCGAAGTATTGAGCTGAGTTCGTTATCAggaggccagcattttggcaactataacgacctcccgctaacgcaactgctaaagcaattatgctttattcttttggtttcatgattgaaaaataaaaacaataaaattactttGGTAACTTTGCGTTAGCGTCATGTTCCatgctttttgttatttttcacaccttgagtgaaagctagcagcttaattggtaactgcagctttatgagtgcgctggcgtCCAATACTCATGctcaagactaggggacacttgatgaagttacaaggaaatacttttaaaaccaataagaggaattaattttttactcagagaatagttaagctctggaacacattgccaaatgttgtggtaagagaggataaCAACAAGATAATGGCTATACAAACAACTAGAATAATCAACAGTACCATATGAGGAAAAAATTGTTCCAGTTAATACTAATCTCCAAAAGTCATAAGGAGAAAGTTagatactcgatcctcagagggtgaaATTACCCACAGGTTCAAGTGAGCAGCTCTCACCAAAACCCCAATCTTCACTGGATCACAGGCGTATCTTCTTTTGTCTCTTTttaactatatatattttttaacacgTTTCTTTTTTATCCATCAATTATTAGTTTAAATGATTCAAACGGTTTACTTAACTTGCTAATTTATAtaggggagcgcctccaccgaTTCAAACGGTTTACTTAACTTGCTAATTTATATAGGGGAgcgtctgacccagaaaggctattctccTGTTCTAATGTATGATTGCTGAGtttgaaaacataaaagtcacagCTATAATACCAacaaatttgctccattaagcaaaaataatagcaaattagATGAAAAACAGAGCTATATGTAAATCGATGGCTTTCAGCGACtgcaggatgggctttaaaaattttttttaaactttttttctgATCAATCAAAATCCAAATTCATGGGAACAATTTGCACAGTTTCTCCAACTTTAGGGTTTTCTGTACAACACTAATGGTATATaagtaaaattaaaataaaacaatactTTAAAATTTGGGGCTTATAGTGATAGGAGTGCCCTTAgttgaactccccccccccaccaccaataCTACAAGTCCAGCTTCCAACTTTCCTCTATCCGCATATCATATTTGTTCGCTCATCTCTTTTATTCAAaatatgtaaatttttaaaaccTAGACCTGGGTTCTGatgactggatgacttcctggaagcgaaggggataacagggtacagatagaggtttaccttacaggacattgagcgaatagggtatgaacattttaggttaggtagggaaaactttcaggtcatggacctggagggtcgccgcgggagcggactgccgggcacgatggacccctggtctgacccggcagaggcaatgcttatgttctgatGATTCATGGGTTCATAACACTCATGTTCAAACATATGTTGCTTTAGACCTTTGGGGTGAATCATCTACTGTTCAAGGCCGAGCAGCCCCCTCTATAGAAAGTATTAATGACTATCTTCAAACACAGATTTGACATATACTGTAGTTATGGAAATCTACAGTCTCTTGCTCTTACTGTTGGCAATGCATATTCTAAGCACAAAAGAACAAGATATAAATCATAATGTTGATTCTATTATGGTGGGTTCATTTACAACAgaggattatttaaaatatttaaaactctGGAACTCTAACAGCAAATGGTTGTTCCTTCAAACATTTTATACAGTGGCAGATACAGTATACTCCTACACTTctagaaagatataactctgacTTAAGCATTGCAAATTCAATACTCAGTCTCACTTGCAATTTTAAGAGATTCAGTTGTAGTTTTCAGCTGGCATTACTTTTCAACATTGCATGGCTGGATGCTGCAGGTTGCCAGTTTAAAGGGGCTGGTGCATTATTAATGTTCGATAgatgcccctttctctccctcattaAAGACTCCCACTGAAAACATCATATTCATATACCTCCACTACATAAAAGGCACTTCTAATGTTCTTATATGACAGCTTGACCCTTAGTAAAGTAGGGTGAAACTACCACTAGAAGTCAAGAGGTGCCATTTTGAATCTGAAGCCACATAGAATAGGAGTGATTGGAGATTGTTTCTGATTGGCATCCACTAGAATAGATGAAGGCTGGGGGTAGGGAGGTATGGGTGGGTAGAGATTGGTCATTGATTGAAGGTCTGGGAAATGGGATCCTTGGACTGGGGTTTATAAAATTACTTTTGGGAGATTGGGAGATTCTTTGCTGAACCTTAATAATACAGGTAGTTTTGAAAAAgaggcaaaaaaaggaagaaagctgAACATGAAAGAccagtgccaaagatggatgtgaGGCAGGGAATGCAACAGGACAGGAGACTCTGGAAACAGAGTTCAGAGCACAGACAGAGGGACGCAAAATGTAAGACTGGGAACATGATGGTTACAAAAAAGTAAAATCCAGACAACAAAAACCAGACAAGAAAAAcaggaaatttattttatttcagtttattgattgaaatatgtcagttttgataatttacgTCTGCtgcctttctatttctctggttttgtactgcatgcagtttaatttttgtctacattagCTCTTTTAATTTGTGGTCATGTTTCCTGTATCTGAAGAGGGgctatctgtgttctgtatgtgtgGCCAAGGCAAGGTTTTCTGGTGGACGTGGATGTCAGCATGGATTGGTTGGTGTTGTAGCCCCATGTAGTTCACCTTCATCCTTTTTGaacccaaaggagctcagacttGAAAATAAGCAAAAACCACAGATATTAGTGTATGTAGAGTTTGTCAATTTATGTTGCAGTGGCGTGTGAGGGAGAAGATGGTATTTATACATGTGGGTTTGGTAAATGTTTTAGAGAGGTATGTAAGGTTTATAGAGATATTTGCTGGGTGTGTGTTATGAGTGTGGAAGCATTTAGAAGGAGATGCTTTTGTGTGATGTGCGTGATGCTATGAGCATTGTTCTAAGACTATTTCCAACAACTGAGAATGATATATGTGCCCAGCTAGACACCAatgaattaatttttaatttcatgaataTGAAAGCACAAAAAGCTGTAAACttttgtaaaacttttctttataaattaaATAGTAGTACCATGTGAACAAACTGAGAGCTAGTAAAGGAGTTTTGGGAAAAGGCATGTGTGTGATCTACCATTAATATTAACAACTTACCACTTATTAAATAACAACGGAATTTATAATTCCTGTTCAATAGCTCTCATATATTAAAACATCATTTCATACACCACAAAGAGCTATATATCTATTACCGCTCATATACTCACACATTCAACCAGTCAAAATTTATTTCTTACATATAATTTCCCATACACCACCCAAAATTTCAtggtttaaattaaattttggtGGTTTATGGGAAATTATATGTAAGAAATCAATTTTGGCTGGTTGAATGTGTGAGTATATGAGCGGTAATAGATATATAGCTCTTTGTAGTGTATGAAATGATGTATTAATATTAATGAGGGAAAAGGGTGCTGATTTATAGGGTGCAGGGGAGGGCGCTAGAAGCACTTGCACCAGCTCTGGTTATATGAAGACTTCCACAGCATGAAGTCCCAAAAATTCCCTTCCAACCAAAACAGTTCTGTATCCGAGTACTGGCACCTTACTTTCCAGAAAGAAAACATTGAGGGAGATAACAGTCGCGGCATTGATTTAGGATGTCACACTTTCTGACCTTCTCAGAGGGAATAACTGTAGTGTGTGACTACCAGTAGCAATTCTGTTTTATTAGGAATATAAACCCACAGATCAAAATTCACATATAACCAGTCGTGCCAAAGAGCAAGGTATATCATTCCATTTTCCGTCGCTAAGAATTTCAACGCAGTCTTCGGcatctttattattatttggtTCTCCCAGATTCCAGTTGCTGAATGTTATTTGTTCTCCACTTACATATTTAAACAAGCCTTCGACATGTTCATCTGAAATTCCTAGAAAGGCCTGACTTGCATCCCTCTGCAATAGATCTTGGATAGCGGCATTCTCTGCTTCATTTCTTGGAGCAGCCAGCAGGCCTCCTGCATCTGTACACTTTTCTTTAGCAGCGTCAAAATTCTCTTCCTTACCATTGGTCACCAATACCTTGTCACCAATCTTCTTGCCTCCAAGGAAAAGCAAAACTACAATAGAACATAAAATCTTTGAAATGCATAGCcttgagcagtggttcccaatctaATTACATTTCTCAAAATTCTAGTTTTTCACTGGCCCATCATACATTCACTAATGGTGGCCACTTCAGCAGTGTTCTCCCTTGATAACTCCAGAAAgaaactttagagcaggggtgtccaaccttttggcttccctgggccgcattggccaaaaaaaaaaatgtttctggggccgcacaaccgtgcaaacactgcagcaagacagaggagggagctggcaagatagTAAACACCCATCGCCttcaaccggggccacacaaaatacttcacggggccacaggttggacacccctgctttagagggatTATTTACCtttgaggcaattctataaattggtgcctcAGTTCAGGTGCCTCAATGTTATATGCCTAGCACCAATTCTCTAACAGCATGGTGGTGCCaaaattccattatagaatgccAGCATATGTTGGCATTTGTTTAGACATGCCATCTCGCGCCATGCCAATGACAGACATAAGCTAACTAAGTGACTcaatttatagtattctataaactacTGGGTCgatatttaaagcaatttaaccaAGAAGATAAAAAacactaacacagcttcataaaaaggggggaggtgGTTTAATTGGGAAAAGTAATAAATACGCAAGAGTGGAAGACAATATCCAAGTTATTATTAGCTGCTGTATTATAGTATAAATGTAGGTGTCAAAATATActagaaaaataaatacataaaacattACCATACTTTTTTGCTGCTTTTCAAGAT
This window contains:
- the LOC117360052 gene encoding mannose-binding protein-like; translation: MHVLQVCKLVTLGITLVITMDPNLGKCEEISNTCAVISCGTHAHNGLPGRDGRDGKEGPKGEQGDVGLQGLRGLQGPPGKAGPTGPKGAKGPPGEKGQEGKSGLLDLEDLRTQFRALGGHMQTLQDNLEKQQKILLFLGGKKIGDKVLVTNGKEENFDAAKEKCTDAGGLLAAPRNEAENAAIQDLLQRDASQAFLGISDEHVEGLFKYVSGEQITFSNWNLGEPNNNKDAEDCVEILSDGKWNDIPCSLARLVICEF